The Henckelia pumila isolate YLH828 chromosome 2, ASM3356847v2, whole genome shotgun sequence genome includes a window with the following:
- the LOC140877535 gene encoding uncharacterized protein, which yields MEIDNQTVNTGPTLSFGLEDLKGVSSNHNDALVIRDMVANYDVARIFVDSGSSVNVLFQEAINQMDLGRFKMEPIVTSLFGFTGHAIRPVGLVHLPLTLGKGNGRKTRIVSFIIVDAPSAYNAILGRPAMTTFMAFALALHQKIKFPVGNEIGEVQGDQVIARKCYVEDVRIEQKVTKTDRVDRPGLSNMEKVNLIEDTAVTAEEEIEEIMISPPSGTVKIARTLEAQLKNTLLEFLEKNKDVFAWHFGPEKDAVIKEQVDELLRAGHIEEIYFPTWLSNIVLVPKSTGKWRMCVDFRDLNKACPKDCYPLPRIDQLVDSTAGHELISFLDAYQGYHQIPLAKEDKDKVSFVTSTGTYCYVVMPFGLKNARATYQRLMDKIFEQQIGKNIEFYVDDILVKTRTAD from the exons atggagATTGACAATCAGACTGTCAACACTGGCCCGACCCTCTCTTTTGGGCTGGAAGATTTAAAAGGGGTTTCTAGCAACCATAATGATGCACTGGTAATAAGGGACATGGTCGCGAATTATGATGTGGCCCGGATATTTGTGGATTCAGGCAGTTCTGTCAATGTTCTATTCCAAGAAGCTATCAATCAAATGGACCTGGGACGGTTCAAAATGGAGCCCATCGTTACATCACTCTTTGGTTTCACGGGTCATGCAATCCGGCCTGTTGGGTTAGTACATCTTCCCCTAACTCTTGGAAAAGGCAACGGTCGCAAGACCAGGATTGTGAGCTTTATTATAGTAGATGCTCCGTCTGCCTATAACGCTATACTGGGTAGACCTGCCATGACCACTTTCATGGCCTTCGCATTAGCTCTGCATCAGAAAATAAAGTTCCCAGTTGGTAATGAGATCGGTGAAGTACAAGGTGATCAAGTTATTGCTCGCAAATGCTATGTGGAGGATGTCAGAATAGAACAAAAGGTGACCAAGACTGATAGAGTTGACAGACCTGGACTTTCTAACATGGAAAAAGTAAACCTGATAGAAGACACAGCTGTCACCGCTGAAGAAGAAATTGAGGAAATCATGATCTCCCCTCCTTCGGGGACGGTAAAAATTGCTCGGACCCTTGAAGCACAGTTAAAGAATACCTTATTGGAAttcttggaaaaaaataaagatgttTTTGCATG GCATTTCGGTCCTGAAAAAGATGCAGTAATAAAGGAACAGGTGGATGAGTTACTCAGGGCTGGACATATTGAAGAAATCTATTTCCCGACCTGGTTGTCTAACATAGTCTTAGTCCCAAAATCTACGGGAAAATGGCGTATGTGTGTAGATTTTCGAGATTTGAATAAAGCATGCCCTAAAGATTGCTACCCCCTACCTAGAATCGATCAGCTTGTCGATTCAACTGCAGGGCATGAATTAATCAGCTTTTTGGATGCTTACCAAGGGTATCACCAAATTCCCTTAGCAAAAGAGGACAAAGATAAGGTGAGTTTTGTCACATCAACAGGAACTTATTGCTATGTGGTCATGCCGTTTGGACTCAAAAATGCCAGGGCAACATACCAAAGATTAATGGACAAAATATTCGAGCAGCAAATTGGAAAGAATATTGAATTCTACGTTGATGATATCCTGGTCAAGACCCGCACGGCCGACTAG
- the LOC140877536 gene encoding uncharacterized protein: MSNQNGDHPNLEELVTQAIQRALAERGEANPLRPDHNAHLNEIKKLKEEMEQLRKNQAGYLATTTRNIPFTQEILDADLPKHFKLPHVGEYDGKGDPEDHLARFENASLLHKYSDQIKCRAFLTTLIGPAQQWFNMLRPGEIKEFKDFSKYFLNHFASSKKHPTTTFSLFAIKQREHENLRAYIPRFSALALEVPMETPDLLISAFMQGLDTKDFLKSLIKRPPETYEELLPRAEKYVNMEEIQVSRVAVKRERPKSPKSNRVPSNNSGMGQPFRPALLGEFTSFTPLRMSKVRALQICDDRKLTQRPPWTEKGPRNREPNKYCHFHNEYGHTTKNCRQLDQESERIT; encoded by the coding sequence ATGTCTAATCAGAATGGAGATCACCCAAATTTAGAGGAATTAGTAACTCAGGCTATTCAGAGGGCTTTGGCAGAAAGGGGTGAGGCCAATCCTCTACGCCCCGATCATAATGCCCACCTCAATGAGATCAAAAAGTTGAAGGAAGAGATGGAGCAGCTAAGGAAGAATCAGGCCGGGTACCTAGCTACCACAACCAGAAACATTCCTTTCACTCAGGAAATATTGGACGCCGACCTCCCTAAACATTTTAAATTGCCTCACGTCGGGGAGTATGATGGTAAAGGAGATCCTGAAGACCATTTGGCACGCTTCGAGAATGCATCTTTGTTGCATAAATATTCTGATCAGATCAAGTGTAGGGCTTTCCTTACTACTCTCATAGGACCAGCCCAGCAATGGTTCAATATGCTACGCCCGGGGGAGATCAAGGAATTCAAGGATTTTAGCAAATACTTTTTGAATCACTTTGCTAGCAGCAAAAAGCATCCTACCACTACCTTCAGCCTTTTTGCAATCAAGCAACGGGAACATGAAAATTTAAGAGCTTATATCCCCAGGTTTAGTGCCTTGGCTCTCGAGGTACCCATGGAGACGCCAGACCTGCTCATTAGTGCCTTCATGCAAGGGCTGGATACAAAAGATTTTCTTAAATCTCTAATAAAGAGGCCGCCGGAGACATACGAGGAATTACTCCCCCGAGCGGAGAAATATGTCAACATGGAAGAAATACAGGTTTCGCGGGTAGCTGTGAAGAGGGAACGGCCAAAAAGTCCAAAGAGCAATAGGGTTCCGAGCAATAATTCAGGGATGGGACAACCATTTCGACCCGCGTTGTTGGGAGAATTCACCTCTTTCACTCCTTTACGCATGAGTAAAGTCCGAGCTCTACAAATTTGTGACGATCGGAAGCTCACACAAAGGCCTCCATGGACTGAAAAGGGACCTCGAAATAGGGAACCAAATAAATATTGTCACTTTCACAATGAGTATGGGCATACTACGAAGAACTGTCGTCAATTAGATCAAGAGAGTGAAAGGATAACATAG